The genomic region TGACGACTGGGAGACTTTTGAGTATCCATTATTCACTGACAGTGTGTTCACTTGACCCATTAAATAACAGCTTTCAGGGACATACACACATTTCTTGGAGACAGTGATGGAATCTGAAATTGAGAGGCGGTTTTAAAACACTTCACAATGATCAAACAATGACTGTAACAATATGGTGCAATTGTACttttattacaaatataaatataataaatactcCAGAATGTGTATTCAGTCGGGAATTCATTGCAACCCTTTATTACCAGAACAGACTAAATTCCAGACTAAATTACCTACCTGAAGGACCATTCACTTTTGTTAAAGAGGAGCACATTCCGCCTGTACAGTTCTGCAGAGTTGTTACGCTACAGCTTTTATCTCCTAACTCACAAGTGTAGCACTGTAGTGTGTcagctgaaaacaaaacacatccgAGATTAGCAATGAATTAGTAATTTCTCGGTGTTCATAAATTATTTAACAAATCAAAAATTcagcaaacaaacaaagatTTTTATTGTCATAAAGTACCATAAAATCCACTTCAACACAACAGCTCTGTGAAAATACCATGAACATTTGGTTATACAAGATCTAATGACAAATATGTAAGAGAGTGTGACGGCATTGAATGAAGTTACCTGTGTAGAGCAGTGGCAACATGAAGGCGATTGTCAGGATGAACCTCATCATGGCGAGATGGAGAGCTACCAGGTACAAATGGACTGAACACCTTGTTAATCCAGTTGGTTTTCAAGGCTTTCAGATCAGCCTATTTTAACCATTGTTTATCTAAATAGGTTAATCATTCATTTTCCAAATCTCCCATATGTATCAGTAATGTTATCATGTTTAATGTAGCCCCATATTTTCAATGGATATGAGCACAATGTGCtgccaaacaaaaatgtttgcgCAACATATTTTTGCTGCTGATACTGCGTCCTTCTGGTGTAAATGTCACCTTCCTATGCGCCGATGGGTTTAGAATAAGGTCAAACACAGGTCAAACTGGAACAAATAACAGCACTGTTGTTCTAAATAATTCGTAAAAGATCTGCTCTCTAAAAGGGTTAAATAAGAAACATTCTGCCCAGACTAACTGAAATGTCTCTCTAAAGCATCCGTAGTGTCCAGGATCACTGCTCCATTTTGggtacacacccctgttgagTCAAGCCTTCTCATGCTGCACTTTGCTTATACAACCGGAGGGTCAAATTCGGGATGTCCGTTGGTCAAAAAACCCATTATGGCCTCAGACTTCCTACATTGGCCCAGTCCAGCGATAACAATCCTGGCTCAATAGAGATCCTCGCTTAAAGGTTAAATACCTGTCTCCACCTTTTTCTTCTGTCTCCCCCTTCCCATGTCTCCCTACGTGTCAAATCAACCTTAAACAAAACTCTAaaatacatgtgtgtgagagtgtctACTCTCCATAAAATTCAAGTAATGAATACCTGTGCCAATATATACTCCAGACCACAGCTTTGgaagaataagaaaaaaaacatagcctgtgtgtttttttgggtTGTTACATGTTTATTAGGATTGCCAGggtcaatttaaaaacaaattaagaaaTGAGAAAGTGAGAAAATAAAAGTGAAATATTGACCTTGTAAGACTTTACGACTAAGTAACATTGAGTTTGGTAGGCTTACAAAGTGATTAAACGGTTCATTATTCCGGTACCGAGTAAATAGTGACAAATTcaagatataattttttttcccaaCAATACCTAGGCCAGTGAAATGACGAGGACACCCAACAGAACCAGGGGAGACTTTAGGCTCATTCCCAGGGCTTTGTTACAGAGATTCCCCTTACAACATTGGAAGTTATTGGGAAGGTAGTGTGTCTCAAACAAGCTGCAAAAATCAGCAGAGGCGCAGCCCAGGCTGGGGACATTTTCTTCATCATTACTTCCATCATGAGTGGGCTCTggcaacacaaaaaacaaaaaaggtccTTAAAAGATATTTTaggccacacacattttaataattttgcagacacttttatcaaggacaacaacaacaaaaaaactcacCTGTGAAGTTGAAGCAGTGGTCTTCAACTCCgatgcattttaatgttgtgtCACAAACTCTATCTTCTTTACTGTTACAGGTGTAACACTGCAGTGTATTGGGCTTGTCACTGAGCACTGTAccacagagagaaaacattGTTACTGTCCTCTAAAGACAGTGTGTGATAAATTATTCGATTACAATTTGTTTACATATAGCTCAGCTTTTGTTGTCTCTCAGTTATGTACCATATTTTAACCAAAGATACACCCATTTACAGAGGAAAATTATAgtacctaaaataaaatgtgaaatgagaaataaatgtggaaaaaaaaatctaccaaTGGGgtaaccaaaatgttgaaaacaaGGTACAGAATCTAATTCAGACACTATGACAAATCTGAGCAGATTGATTGTTTTCAAAAAGTTTGCATTAATTGTTACTGTGATGGTCCAAAGGAGTTGAACAAAAGCGGAGAAAGAAAGACACGCAAAAAGTATACAGATTGTAACCTTTAATTGGTGTGAATACACGGAACGACCAGCAATCCACAAAGACAACAGAAAGAGGGCAACAGAAATAGGGTGTGCAATTAGGTTAATTGGGATCTGGTGTGCATGGGTTGGGTTGTTTGCCATCATTCTCTTGCCGGCGGTTAGTAGCCCACACTGGTGAGGCGGAGCACCAAAGAGGAGGACCCGCGGAGCACGTGCGTCAGTTATAGTCAAAATTATTTTACCCCATGGGTGGATTTGATTCAGCTGACTCAAGTTGACCCATATTTAAAcgtacatttaaacaaaaacaactttttttttttctaacagTCGTTCAATGCGCATATAATACGGTAATGCTTATAATAAACTATGGTCATTATTTAGTAAACAGAGGAATGCATGCATAGTTGCCTCTACACAAGGCATGTTGTTGAAGAAACCTGATAAAGAATCATAATGATGTATGATATTACCAGAGAGTGTCTTGAGGTTACAGCCGTCCGTTCTGCAGCAGTAAGCCGTATTGGAGGCGTGTGAATATCCACTACTCACTGACAGTATGGTTGTTGTGGCCAGGGAGACACAGCTTTCCTCTATGCTTGAACATTCCTTAGAGACTCTGGTTCCTAACAGATATTGATGATTTCACTTTGACTTTTATATGTAAGGACccagaggattttttttttttaccaggacAAACTGTGGACTATGTTTATACTGTAATAAGCCTCCCCACCTTCTGAAAACAACGCATTAGAAGAACTGACTGAATTACAGATTTACCTAAAGGACCCAATTGTTTGGTGGAAGTAGAACAGATGTCTCCTGAGGAGCATGTCTGCAACATTGTTTCGTTGCATTCCTCAGACATACAGGTGTAGCATTGTAGTGACTCCACTGATGGAAATAAAGCCAGATGACATTCATTAATTACATTACCACACTGAAATATTGGTCAGAACATAAtgaacagacaaaaactttaaTAACTACCAATGTATGACAAAAGGGGTGAGGAAGTTAAATTCCCAAAAATTTATGCTCATCTTTGAAAATTAttaatttgattttttttttcactatGACGGGGTTGTTTAACGCAATTTGTTTGAATTGAAACAATGGTTACATTTTGTTGCAGAACACTGGTTATAGTATATATCCAGTCACTAACAGGAGGACTGCTACAATAGGTTATTTTACAGTTACGCTGTacacacagaaaataattgagtaTGATGTTTTGGAACTTAACTCTTCATAA from Esox lucius isolate fEsoLuc1 chromosome 5, fEsoLuc1.pri, whole genome shotgun sequence harbors:
- the LOC105023013 gene encoding protein RoBo-1; this translates as MNLILNISFTFLLLYTVESLQCYTCMSEECNETMLQTCSSGDICSTSTKQLGPLGTRVSKECSSIEESCVSLATTTILSVSSGYSHASNTAYCCRTDGCNLKTLSVLSDKPNTLQCYTCNSKEDRVCDTTLKCIGVEDHCFNFTEPTHDGSNDEENVPSLGCASADFCSLFETHYLPNNFQCCKGNLCNKALGMSLKSPLVLLGVLVISLA